The Candidatus Micrarchaeia archaeon region CCTTATAAATCTATAAGCTCTGCCTATTTCCTTTTTTTCAAGACCAGCAACTCTTGCTATTTCATCTAAGGTTCTTGGTATTTCTTGTAATCTGCATGTTGCATATATAACTGCTGCTACTACACTTTCAATTAATCTTCCTCTAATTAATTCAGCTTTAACGCATTTTCTATATAATAAGGCAGCGCTTTCTCTTGTACTGTCTGATAAGCCTAAATATGAAGCAATTCTATCTAATTCACCTAAAGCTATGGCTAAATTTCTTTCCATTGATGATGCAATAGAAGCTCTTTTATGCCATTTTCTAATTCTATGCAATTGAGCTTGTTTTTTAGGTGATATTTTAGCACCCCTAATATCTCTATTATATTGGTCGATTTCAGTAACTAAACCTTTATTTGGTCTCATATATTTGATTGGAGCTCCTCCTCTTGCTCTTTGATTTTTTTGTTGAGAATCAAAAGCTCTCCATTCTGGACCTTCATCTGCGATTTCGTCTTTAACTAC contains the following coding sequences:
- a CDS encoding transcription initiation factor IIB, coding for MAKKCPNCGAEEFVRDYERGELICKKCGCVVKDEIADEGPEWRAFDSQQKNQRARGGAPIKYMRPNKGLVTEIDQYNRDIRGAKISPKKQAQLHRIRKWHKRASIASSMERNLAIALGELDRIASYLGLSDSTRESAALLYRKCVKAELIRGRLIESVVAAVIYATCRLQEIPRTLDEIARVAGLEKKEIGRAYRFIRRELDLSVPLTNPGSYVPKFCASLKLSGKVQERSIQILKKAVKKGLISGRGPTGVAAAAVYIASAMYGERRTQKEVADVAGVTEVTIRNRYRELKKELKIKVEL